In Thermoanaerobaculales bacterium, one DNA window encodes the following:
- a CDS encoding PstS family phosphate ABC transporter substrate-binding protein, with the protein MHRTTLASTAAALVLLAAGVAIAAGLELDPDLPTYTKVEGLRGTLNAAGSDTMLELQTLMAEDFRKLYPQVKIQVEGKGSSTAPPALIEGTVQLGNMSRAMKDQEVDAFEEKFGYPPTRFDVALDTLAVFVNKDNPIVSLTVPQVDAVFSKTRKCGLATNLSTWGQLGLAGSWATAPISLYGRNAASGTYGYFKDHALCKGDFKDTVKEQPGSASVVQGIEKDLSGIGYSGIGYITSGVRAVPIAPAEGQPPVAASAENAADGSYPLARFLNVYVNKAPGQPLDRLTAEYLRFILSADGQRVVAKAGFDPLDATVVAVELAKLED; encoded by the coding sequence ATGCATCGCACCACACTCGCCAGCACCGCCGCGGCGCTCGTCCTGCTCGCCGCCGGTGTCGCCATCGCGGCCGGACTCGAGCTCGACCCGGATCTGCCCACGTACACCAAGGTCGAGGGCCTGCGCGGCACCTTGAACGCCGCCGGCTCCGACACCATGCTCGAGCTGCAGACCTTGATGGCGGAGGACTTCCGCAAGCTCTACCCGCAGGTCAAGATCCAGGTCGAGGGCAAGGGCTCGTCGACCGCCCCGCCGGCCCTGATCGAGGGCACGGTGCAGCTCGGCAACATGTCGCGGGCGATGAAGGACCAGGAGGTCGACGCCTTCGAGGAGAAGTTCGGCTACCCGCCGACCCGCTTCGACGTCGCCCTCGACACGCTCGCGGTGTTCGTCAACAAGGACAACCCGATCGTCTCGCTGACGGTGCCGCAGGTCGATGCGGTGTTCTCGAAGACCCGCAAGTGCGGCCTCGCCACCAACCTCTCGACCTGGGGCCAGCTCGGCCTGGCCGGCAGCTGGGCGACGGCGCCGATCTCGCTCTACGGCCGCAACGCGGCCTCCGGCACCTACGGCTACTTCAAGGACCACGCCCTGTGCAAGGGCGACTTCAAGGACACGGTCAAGGAGCAGCCCGGCTCCGCGTCGGTGGTGCAGGGCATCGAGAAAGACCTTTCCGGCATCGGCTACTCGGGCATCGGCTACATCACGTCGGGCGTGCGCGCGGTGCCGATCGCGCCGGCCGAGGGCCAGCCGCCGGTCGCCGCCTCGGCCGAGAACGCGGCCGACGGCAGCTACCCGCTCGCCCGCTTCCTCAACGTCTACGTCAACAAGGCCCCGGGCCAGCCGCTCGACCGGCTGACCGCCGAGTACCTGCGCTTCATCCTGTCGGCGGACGGCCAGCGGGTCGTGGCGAAGGCGGGATTTGACCCCCTCGATGCCACGGTCGTCGCCGTCGAGCTCGCCAAGCTCGAGGACTGA
- a CDS encoding alkaline phosphatase family protein has protein sequence MMRSRAPMLLALAALAGLVAAPSCREQGLPATRAGRVVVVSYDGLGADLAWQWIGSGLAAEPDGLAALAGQGLAVRRLRMASPTLTSVGHATLATGQPPSATGVVSNTFHRPGTPVTENVAGYAVSYQAPALWTAAARQGVRVATLMWPAADAGAVDRVGDLGVVWTRGALAPSEVLDLDPGLAGTTGELISKDGVAALRWDLELPLGKAEPASITLEVAAYDGTPDGLPRFDTVAARFGGDGSWMLAGEREWLSLELEARSARDERPRRYGLWAKPLYLDRARGGLRLYRGALWRLTGYPDDFEDRITDAVGPFPGLPDQRLLADWWLDMSTGIDLDTFVEQAERLDHWLDRITGWVLANEDVRLVMAYHPTPDEYQHSSLLVAPDQWAYSPGAALAAREGLKRIGRSVDRSVAALWGALDPGRDALVVVSDHGLVPIHSEVRVLLALEQAGLVEVVEDGGERRVAPTSPMAAGISGGCAHLYLNLAGRETGGVVARAEAGELLARAARAVADLELDGRPVAERILTRAEAAGLGLDHPNSGDLVVFLRPGFSFSSRLNGEAVVPSAVYASHGYLASHDSMCGVLLARGAGIARVEQAEMPATEVAPLIARWLGFELR, from the coding sequence ATGATGCGATCACGCGCCCCGATGCTGCTCGCGCTCGCCGCCCTCGCCGGGCTCGTCGCCGCCCCGTCGTGCCGGGAGCAGGGCCTGCCGGCCACCCGCGCCGGGCGGGTGGTGGTGGTCTCCTACGACGGCCTCGGCGCGGACCTCGCCTGGCAGTGGATCGGCAGCGGCCTGGCTGCGGAGCCCGACGGGCTCGCCGCGCTCGCTGGTCAGGGCCTCGCGGTGCGCCGGCTGCGGATGGCGTCGCCCACGCTGACCTCGGTCGGCCACGCCACGCTGGCCACCGGCCAGCCGCCGTCGGCCACCGGGGTGGTCAGCAATACCTTCCACCGGCCGGGGACGCCGGTCACCGAGAACGTGGCCGGGTACGCCGTTTCCTACCAGGCGCCCGCGCTGTGGACGGCGGCGGCCCGCCAGGGTGTGCGGGTGGCGACCCTGATGTGGCCGGCCGCCGACGCCGGGGCGGTCGACCGCGTGGGCGACCTGGGCGTGGTCTGGACGCGCGGCGCGCTCGCGCCGAGCGAGGTCCTCGACCTCGACCCGGGCCTGGCCGGGACCACCGGCGAGCTGATCTCCAAGGACGGCGTCGCGGCACTGCGGTGGGACCTCGAGCTGCCGCTCGGCAAGGCGGAGCCGGCGTCGATCACGCTCGAGGTCGCCGCCTACGACGGCACGCCCGACGGCCTGCCGCGCTTCGACACGGTCGCGGCCCGGTTCGGGGGCGACGGATCGTGGATGCTGGCCGGCGAGCGCGAGTGGCTCTCACTCGAGCTCGAGGCGCGGTCGGCCCGCGACGAGCGGCCGCGGCGCTACGGGCTGTGGGCCAAGCCCCTCTATCTCGACCGCGCCCGCGGCGGGCTGCGCCTCTACCGGGGGGCGCTGTGGCGCCTCACCGGCTACCCCGACGACTTCGAGGACCGCATCACCGACGCTGTCGGCCCCTTCCCCGGACTGCCCGACCAGCGGCTGCTCGCCGACTGGTGGCTCGACATGTCGACCGGCATCGACCTCGACACCTTCGTCGAGCAGGCCGAGCGCCTGGACCACTGGCTCGACCGGATCACCGGGTGGGTGCTGGCGAACGAGGACGTGCGGCTGGTGATGGCCTACCACCCGACGCCCGACGAGTACCAGCACTCGAGCCTGCTCGTCGCTCCGGACCAGTGGGCCTACTCGCCGGGCGCCGCACTGGCCGCGCGGGAGGGCCTGAAGCGGATCGGCCGCTCGGTCGATCGCTCGGTGGCGGCGCTGTGGGGCGCGCTCGACCCCGGCCGCGACGCGCTGGTGGTGGTGTCGGACCATGGCCTGGTCCCAATCCACAGCGAGGTGCGGGTCCTTCTCGCCTTGGAGCAGGCGGGCCTGGTCGAGGTCGTCGAGGACGGCGGCGAGCGACGGGTGGCGCCGACCTCGCCGATGGCGGCAGGGATCAGCGGCGGCTGCGCCCACCTCTACCTCAACCTCGCCGGCCGCGAGACCGGCGGCGTGGTCGCCCGCGCCGAGGCTGGGGAGCTGCTCGCCCGGGCGGCCCGGGCGGTGGCCGACCTCGAGCTCGACGGCCGGCCGGTGGCGGAGCGCATCCTGACCCGCGCCGAGGCCGCCGGGCTCGGCCTCGACCATCCCAACTCCGGCGACCTCGTCGTCTTCCTGCGGCCCGGATTCTCGTTCTCGTCGCGGCTCAACGGCGAGGCGGTCGTGCCGTCGGCCGTCTACGCGAGCCACGGTTACCTGGCGAGCCACGACTCGATGTGCGGGGTGCTGCTCGCCCGCGGCGCCGGCATCGCGAGGGTTGAACAGGCCGAGATGCCGGCGACCGAGGTCGCGCCGCTGATCGCTCGCTGGCTCGGCTTCGAGCTGCGCTGA
- a CDS encoding septal ring lytic transglycosylase RlpA family protein translates to MVVVLAAAGCAHRQAAPVTAAELVPPEPGAVERGEASWYGHPYHGRRTASGERYDMHQLTAAHRTLAFDTWVVVTRRDDGRSVEVRINDRGPFIAGRIIDLSWAAARRIGLDADGVAPVSVEVVGRRRRAEAPPPVPADEAEVAVPACWWVQVGAFGDPANARRATARLEAAGERAVIVEGPGGLERVRVGPFDGERAVEKALERIRSDWPEAVLVSCG, encoded by the coding sequence ATGGTGGTCGTTCTTGCCGCAGCTGGCTGCGCCCACCGGCAGGCAGCGCCGGTGACGGCCGCGGAGCTGGTTCCCCCCGAGCCCGGCGCCGTCGAGCGCGGCGAGGCCTCGTGGTACGGCCACCCCTACCACGGCAGGCGGACCGCGTCGGGCGAACGCTACGACATGCACCAGCTGACCGCCGCCCACCGGACGCTGGCCTTCGACACCTGGGTCGTCGTGACGCGCCGCGACGACGGTCGCTCGGTGGAGGTGCGGATCAACGATCGCGGCCCGTTCATCGCCGGCCGGATCATCGATCTCAGCTGGGCGGCGGCGCGGCGGATCGGGCTCGACGCCGACGGGGTCGCGCCGGTCTCGGTCGAGGTCGTCGGCCGTCGGCGGCGGGCCGAAGCTCCCCCGCCGGTCCCCGCCGATGAGGCCGAGGTCGCCGTGCCGGCCTGCTGGTGGGTGCAGGTGGGGGCGTTCGGCGACCCGGCGAACGCGCGGCGCGCCACGGCGCGCCTCGAGGCGGCCGGCGAGCGGGCGGTGATCGTGGAGGGGCCGGGCGGCCTCGAGCGGGTGCGGGTCGGGCCGTTCGACGGCGAGCGCGCGGTGGAGAAGGCGCTCGAGCGGATCCGCTCCGACTGGCCCGAGGCGGTGCTCGTCTCCTGCGGGTAG
- the purB gene encoding adenylosuccinate lyase, with product MTSIDGFDHPLAGRYASPGMLRLHSPRHRYTTWRRLWLALAEAERELGLEIPEEALAQMRSHLEIDEADLERAREHERRTRHDVMAHIHAFSERAPAARPFLHLGATSAFVADNADLLIAADSLDLVVRRLLAVVAALAGFAERSADEPCLGRTHLQPAQPTTVGKRACLWIQDLMLDLERLRFERGRLALRGVKGVTGTQATFLELFGGDHRKVVELDRLVAAKLGFDASYPVTGQTYPRKVDAFLLDGLSGVAQSAAKLATDVRLLAGLRELREPLAEGQVGSSAQPYKANPMRCERVTALARWLVVLAANPAHTASSQWLERTLDDSANRRLALPEAFLTADAILRILHNVAAGLVVYPAMVRRNLDAELPFLASEAILMAAVQRGGDRQQAHERLRVHARAVTERMLGEGADNDFLDRVAGDPAIPLDRAQLEALVDPRRFVGRAPEQVREFLAGHVAPVLAVAGDLPEAMDLEV from the coding sequence ATGACCTCGATCGACGGCTTCGACCATCCGCTCGCCGGGCGCTACGCGTCGCCCGGGATGCTCCGGCTCCACTCGCCGCGCCACCGCTACACCACCTGGAGGCGGCTCTGGCTGGCCCTCGCGGAGGCCGAGCGCGAGCTCGGGCTCGAGATCCCGGAGGAGGCCCTGGCCCAGATGCGGAGCCACCTCGAGATCGACGAGGCCGACCTCGAGCGGGCGCGAGAGCACGAGCGCCGCACCCGCCACGACGTGATGGCCCACATCCACGCGTTCTCCGAGCGGGCGCCGGCGGCCAGACCCTTCCTCCACCTCGGTGCGACCTCGGCCTTCGTCGCAGACAACGCCGACCTGCTGATCGCCGCCGACTCGCTCGACCTCGTCGTCCGCCGCCTGCTCGCCGTGGTCGCAGCGCTCGCCGGCTTCGCCGAGCGCTCGGCCGACGAGCCGTGCCTCGGCAGGACCCACCTCCAGCCGGCGCAGCCGACCACCGTCGGCAAGCGGGCCTGCCTGTGGATCCAGGACCTCATGCTTGACCTCGAGCGGCTGCGCTTCGAGCGCGGCCGGCTCGCGCTGCGCGGGGTCAAGGGGGTGACCGGCACCCAGGCGACCTTCCTCGAGCTGTTCGGCGGCGACCACCGCAAGGTCGTCGAGCTCGACCGTCTGGTGGCGGCGAAGCTGGGCTTCGACGCCAGCTACCCGGTCACCGGCCAGACCTACCCGCGCAAGGTCGACGCGTTCCTGCTCGACGGCCTTTCCGGCGTCGCCCAGTCGGCGGCCAAGCTGGCCACCGACGTCCGCCTGCTGGCCGGCCTCCGCGAGCTGCGCGAGCCGCTCGCCGAGGGCCAGGTCGGCTCCTCGGCCCAGCCCTACAAGGCCAACCCGATGCGCTGCGAGCGGGTCACCGCGCTCGCCCGCTGGCTGGTCGTGCTCGCCGCCAACCCGGCCCACACCGCCTCGAGCCAGTGGCTCGAGCGGACCCTCGACGACTCGGCCAACCGGCGCCTCGCGCTGCCCGAGGCCTTCCTCACCGCCGACGCCATTCTGCGGATCCTGCACAACGTGGCCGCCGGGCTCGTCGTCTACCCCGCGATGGTGCGCCGCAACCTCGACGCCGAGCTGCCGTTCCTGGCCTCGGAGGCGATCCTGATGGCCGCAGTACAGCGCGGCGGTGACCGCCAGCAGGCGCACGAGCGGCTGCGGGTCCACGCCCGCGCCGTCACCGAGCGGATGCTCGGCGAGGGCGCGGACAATGACTTCCTCGACCGAGTGGCCGGGGACCCCGCGATCCCGCTCGACCGCGCCCAGCTCGAGGCCCTGGTCGATCCCCGACGCTTCGTCGGCCGGGCGCCGGAGCAGGTGCGCGAGTTCCTCGCCGGCCACGTCGCGCCGGTCCTCGCCGTCGCCGGCGACCTGCCCGAGGCCATGGACCTCGAGGTCTAG
- the lpxK gene encoding tetraacyldisaccharide 4'-kinase produces MTWADLLLPLSPLYAAAVRARAAGYGRGWLRSHRIEVPVVSVGNLTFGGTGKTPTVVALARDLIERGRRPAVLTRGYRRSSAEPLVVIGPEPGLKVEAIGDEPAELARRLPGVPIVVDADRVRGGRTAVERGADVVLLDDGFQHLRLARDLDLVLVDAGDPWGGGRLPPRGRLREPMSALRRASAVLLTKVPADHRTVVETVAAAVAVYAPRVPVLAARLRLSRVRTPLGWQGPQALAGRRLFAFAGVGRPQGFAALLAEAGAVMAGSRWFPDHHRYTSSDLAWLAAAAAAAGATLVSTGKDAVKLPGDPPVWEVEAEVEPVDGGWDRLWELLDGSAP; encoded by the coding sequence GTGACCTGGGCCGACCTGCTGCTGCCGCTCTCGCCGCTCTATGCGGCGGCGGTCCGGGCGCGGGCCGCCGGCTACGGGCGGGGCTGGCTGCGATCGCACCGCATCGAGGTGCCGGTGGTGTCGGTCGGCAACCTGACCTTCGGCGGCACCGGCAAGACCCCGACCGTGGTCGCGCTGGCCCGCGACCTCATCGAGCGCGGCCGCCGGCCGGCGGTGCTGACCCGCGGCTACCGGCGGTCGTCGGCCGAGCCGCTGGTGGTGATCGGGCCGGAGCCCGGCCTGAAGGTCGAGGCGATCGGCGACGAGCCGGCCGAGCTCGCCCGCCGTCTGCCCGGCGTGCCGATCGTGGTCGACGCCGACCGGGTGCGCGGCGGGCGAACCGCAGTCGAGCGCGGCGCCGACGTGGTGCTGCTCGACGACGGCTTCCAGCACCTGCGCCTTGCGCGCGACCTCGACCTGGTGCTGGTCGACGCGGGCGACCCCTGGGGCGGCGGCCGCCTGCCGCCGCGCGGCCGGCTGCGCGAGCCGATGAGTGCCCTGCGGCGTGCCTCGGCGGTGCTCCTGACCAAGGTGCCGGCGGACCACCGGACGGTGGTCGAAACGGTGGCCGCGGCGGTCGCGGTCTACGCCCCCCGGGTGCCGGTGCTGGCGGCGCGGCTGCGCCTGTCGAGGGTACGGACGCCGCTCGGCTGGCAGGGTCCACAGGCGCTTGCCGGGCGCCGGCTGTTCGCCTTCGCCGGCGTCGGCCGACCGCAGGGCTTCGCCGCGCTGCTCGCAGAGGCCGGGGCCGTGATGGCGGGGAGCCGCTGGTTCCCCGACCACCACCGCTACACATCCTCCGACCTGGCGTGGCTGGCCGCCGCGGCGGCCGCCGCCGGCGCCACCCTGGTGTCGACCGGCAAGGACGCCGTCAAGCTGCCCGGCGACCCGCCGGTCTGGGAGGTCGAGGCCGAGGTGGAGCCGGTCGACGGGGGCTGGGACCGCCTGTGGGAGCTGCTCGATGGGAGCGCACCGTGA
- a CDS encoding 3-deoxy-D-manno-octulosonic acid transferase — protein MAQASLWLYRALLRLGLPIAVPWLLLRDRLSGKRRPRFAERMARRLPELAPDGIWVQAVSVGEVELTRRLLRELAARRPQLPVLLTATTAAGLELARRTAAGGVSVLPCPLDLPGPVARVFEAARPRLLVLVETELWPELLHQAGRRGVPVAVVNGRLSDASATRYRRARGLLAPLLAPLSLALVRGRADSERFASLGVHGERIVVTGNIKYDLEPDPAPLDWAGRLAELAARRPVVVAGSTMEGEEAVVLEAAAGAARRGGPLLLVLAPRHPERFDAVARLLEERGIAFARRSALDSAAAACDVVLLDSIGELARVYRHAALAFIGGSLIATGGHNPLEPAAWAVPVLSGPHVFNFREVYQEMVAAGGARLVADCAGLEAAIAGWLADPEEARRAGVAGRAVIEANRGATARTVDALLALIDRGGP, from the coding sequence ATGGCCCAGGCCAGCCTCTGGCTGTACCGCGCGCTGCTCCGGCTCGGGCTGCCGATCGCCGTGCCGTGGCTGCTGCTGCGCGACCGGCTGAGCGGCAAGCGCCGGCCGCGGTTCGCCGAGCGGATGGCGCGCCGGCTGCCCGAACTCGCACCGGACGGAATCTGGGTGCAGGCAGTGTCGGTCGGCGAGGTCGAGCTGACGCGGCGGCTGCTCCGCGAGTTGGCGGCGCGGCGCCCGCAGCTGCCGGTGCTCCTGACCGCCACCACCGCGGCCGGCCTCGAGCTGGCGCGGCGCACCGCCGCCGGCGGGGTGAGCGTCCTCCCCTGCCCGCTCGACCTGCCGGGCCCGGTCGCCAGGGTGTTCGAGGCCGCCCGGCCGCGGCTGCTGGTGCTGGTCGAGACCGAGCTGTGGCCGGAGCTGCTCCACCAGGCCGGCCGCCGCGGCGTGCCGGTGGCGGTGGTCAACGGGCGCCTGTCCGACGCCTCGGCGACGCGCTACCGGCGGGCCCGCGGCCTGCTGGCGCCGCTGCTGGCGCCGCTCAGCCTGGCGCTGGTGCGCGGGCGAGCCGATAGCGAGCGCTTCGCGTCGCTCGGAGTTCACGGCGAGCGGATCGTGGTGACCGGCAACATCAAGTACGACCTGGAGCCGGACCCGGCCCCGCTCGACTGGGCCGGCCGGCTGGCCGAGCTCGCCGCCCGCCGGCCGGTCGTGGTGGCGGGCTCGACCATGGAGGGCGAGGAGGCGGTAGTGCTCGAGGCGGCAGCCGGCGCCGCCCGCCGCGGCGGGCCGCTCCTCCTCGTGCTCGCCCCCCGCCACCCGGAGCGCTTCGACGCGGTGGCCCGGCTGCTCGAGGAGCGCGGGATCGCGTTCGCCCGCCGCAGCGCGCTCGACAGCGCGGCCGCCGCCTGCGACGTGGTGCTGCTCGACTCGATCGGCGAGCTGGCCCGGGTCTACCGGCACGCCGCGCTCGCCTTCATCGGCGGCTCGCTGATCGCGACCGGCGGCCACAACCCGCTCGAGCCGGCGGCGTGGGCGGTCCCGGTGCTCAGCGGGCCGCACGTCTTCAACTTCCGCGAGGTCTACCAGGAGATGGTGGCGGCCGGCGGCGCGCGGCTGGTGGCCGACTGCGCCGGCCTCGAGGCCGCTATCGCCGGCTGGCTGGCTGACCCGGAGGAGGCGCGGCGGGCCGGAGTCGCCGGCCGCGCGGTCATCGAGGCCAACCGGGGCGCCACCGCGCGCACGGTCGACGCGCTGCTCGCGCTGATCGATCGGGGCGGTCCGTGA
- a CDS encoding sugar phosphate nucleotidyltransferase yields MSRPTVSAAMVLAAGRGERMRPLSDVLPKPALPLPDGPVVSAALRLAAAAGAPNITVNLWHLADRMEHALRGLGLEGTTIVTSREETLMGTAGGLALARSRGLLGRSGPLLVVNGDCLLSLDLGALLERGTSSDDLVTLALMLHPDPRRWSRVVLGAPGKVGAMLPPGPPAPDEVPFLYPGVMVVSRQALDALPVQPGATPDALWEPARAAGRLGGVVVSGRWREVGSPSGYLTAALDQLAGRSAIDPTASVDPGAALRATFAGNRARVAAGAVVEESVLACGAAVGRGARVSRSVLLGPVEVGEGAVLTDQLLAAPLPLGG; encoded by the coding sequence GTGAGCCGCCCAACGGTGTCGGCGGCGATGGTCCTCGCCGCGGGCCGTGGCGAGCGGATGCGCCCGCTGTCCGACGTCCTCCCGAAGCCTGCCCTGCCGCTGCCGGACGGGCCGGTGGTGTCGGCGGCGCTGCGGCTGGCGGCCGCGGCCGGGGCGCCCAACATCACCGTCAACCTGTGGCACCTGGCCGACCGGATGGAGCATGCCCTCCGCGGCCTCGGCCTCGAGGGGACCACCATCGTCACCTCGCGCGAGGAGACCCTGATGGGCACGGCCGGCGGCCTCGCTCTGGCCCGCAGCCGTGGCTTGCTCGGCCGCTCTGGTCCGCTGCTGGTCGTCAACGGCGACTGCCTGCTGTCACTCGACCTCGGGGCGCTGCTCGAGCGCGGCACGAGCTCCGATGATCTCGTCACCCTGGCGCTCATGCTCCACCCCGACCCTCGGCGCTGGTCGCGCGTCGTCCTCGGCGCCCCGGGCAAGGTCGGGGCCATGCTGCCGCCCGGCCCGCCGGCGCCCGACGAGGTGCCGTTCCTCTACCCCGGGGTGATGGTGGTCTCGCGGCAGGCGCTCGACGCGCTGCCGGTCCAGCCCGGTGCGACGCCGGACGCGCTGTGGGAGCCGGCGCGCGCGGCCGGCCGGCTGGGCGGGGTGGTGGTGAGCGGCCGCTGGCGCGAGGTCGGCTCGCCGTCCGGCTATCTGACGGCCGCACTCGACCAGCTCGCCGGCCGGTCCGCCATCGACCCGACCGCGTCGGTCGACCCCGGCGCCGCTCTGCGCGCGACCTTCGCCGGCAACCGGGCGCGGGTCGCAGCCGGCGCGGTGGTGGAGGAGTCCGTGCTGGCCTGCGGGGCGGCCGTCGGCCGCGGCGCGCGGGTCAGCCGCTCGGTGCTGCTCGGGCCGGTCGAGGTCGGCGAGGGGGCAGTCCTCACGGATCAGCTCCTCGCCGCCCCGTTGCCGCTCGGGGGTTAG
- a CDS encoding prepilin-type N-terminal cleavage/methylation domain-containing protein → MGEGGGGRRAHSGRTLVEMLVALSVMAMMTVAAAPTLDEARRAAALRGTAGRLWGMMVRCRAHAVMRQRATALVFERPGSSEWRCFIAEDGDGDGLRRDDLASGRDRVIGEVLELTGATAGLGILQHVPVPDPDGSGRLAGDLDDPVRAGRGDIITFTPGSTATPSSVYLTDHHARMRVLRVYGGTARVNSLVWREGWRRWRGVGM, encoded by the coding sequence ATGGGCGAGGGCGGGGGCGGCCGCCGCGCGCACTCGGGCCGGACTCTGGTCGAGATGCTGGTGGCGCTGTCGGTGATGGCGATGATGACGGTGGCCGCAGCGCCGACCCTAGACGAGGCCCGGCGGGCTGCGGCGCTGCGCGGCACGGCCGGCCGGCTGTGGGGGATGATGGTGCGCTGCCGGGCCCACGCGGTCATGCGGCAGCGCGCCACCGCGCTGGTGTTCGAGCGGCCGGGGTCCTCCGAGTGGCGCTGCTTCATCGCCGAGGACGGCGACGGCGACGGCCTGCGCCGCGACGACCTCGCGAGCGGGCGGGACCGGGTGATCGGCGAGGTTCTCGAGCTGACGGGTGCGACCGCCGGGCTCGGCATCCTCCAGCACGTCCCGGTGCCGGACCCGGATGGCTCGGGCCGGCTCGCCGGCGATCTCGACGACCCGGTGCGGGCCGGGCGCGGCGACATCATCACCTTCACCCCGGGCAGCACCGCGACCCCGAGCTCGGTCTACCTCACCGATCACCACGCGCGGATGCGGGTGCTCCGGGTGTACGGCGGGACGGCGCGGGTGAACTCGCTGGTGTGGCGGGAGGGATGGCGGAGGTGGCGCGGCGTCGGGATGTGA
- a CDS encoding helix-hairpin-helix domain-containing protein: MAARALPLLCVLLLIATVAAAQDGRAAPPRAVNVNTATADQLQLLPGVGPALAARIIEFREANGPFEKVDELTAVQGIGDKSLEKLRPYVVTSGATSLTEKVRLPRPKPAAAKE, translated from the coding sequence ATGGCAGCTCGAGCCCTGCCGCTTCTGTGCGTCCTGCTGCTCATCGCGACGGTGGCCGCGGCCCAGGATGGGCGGGCGGCTCCCCCGAGGGCAGTCAACGTCAACACCGCAACCGCGGACCAGCTGCAGCTGCTGCCCGGGGTCGGCCCGGCGCTCGCCGCACGCATCATCGAGTTCCGCGAGGCCAACGGCCCGTTCGAGAAGGTGGACGAGCTGACGGCGGTCCAGGGGATCGGCGACAAGTCGCTGGAGAAGCTCCGGCCTTACGTCGTGACCAGCGGCGCCACCAGCCTCACCGAGAAGGTGCGGCTGCCGCGCCCGAAGCCGGCCGCGGCCAAGGAGTGA